A stretch of DNA from Dokdonia sp. PRO95:
TAGAAGAGCTTACTATTGACCTTCCAGAAAATGTTTCTGGTCGTGCAGTAGAGTTTGTAACAATGCGTAAAGGTGAGATGCTTTCTATGGAAGCAAAAGGTGAGCGTATGATTATAGAATTCTTAATCCCATCACGTGGTATTATAGGATTACGTAACCAACTTCTTACTGCAACTGCTGGAGAAGCTATTATGGCACACCGCTTTAAAGAATACCAGCCTTTTAAAGGTGATATCCCTGGACGTATTTCTGGATCACTTGTATCTATGGAAAACGGTACAGCTATCCCTTACTCTATAGATAAACTTCAAGATCGTGGTAAGTTTTTCGTATCACCAGGTGAAGATATCTATGAAGGTCAAGTAATAGGTGAAAACTCTCGTCAGGATGATATGAATATCAATATCACAAAAGCAAAGAAGCAGTCTAACGTACGTTCTTCTGGAGCAGATGATAAGGCTAAGATTGTACCTGCAATTAAGTTCTCACTAGAGGAAGCACTAGAATATATTCAGAAAGATGAGTATGTAGAGGTAACTCCTAATCACTTAAGACTACGTAAGATTTACTTAAAAGAAGTAGACCGTAAGCGTAACAAGATTGCTTAAGGATTTAATATTCTTAGAAATCATAAACCCCGCTCTATGAGAGTGGGGTTTTTTTATGCGCTTTCGCGAAAGCGTAATTTAATCTCTTACCATATCCTATAGAATTAAAAATAGTTTTACTTTTATTGAAATATCCTAAAACTCGCAACCAAACCATCTATACTGTAAAAAAATATCAATCCGCAGATGTCCAGCGCTGGAACAAATTTGTAGCACAGGCAAAAAATGCGACCTTTCTACACGACCGTTCCTTTATGGAGTATCACAGCGATAGGTTTACAGATTACTCGCTGCTGGTTTACAAGGGTGAAAAACTTGTAGCACTCCTTCCGGCAAATGCAGACGGAAATGATCTATACAGTCATCAGGGATTAACGTATGGTGGTATTTTGCTTTCGCGAAAGCAAAAACTACAAGATGTCATAGCAATTACTCAAGAAATATTAAAGTATGCGCAGCAGCAAGGCTTCATATCTTTATATCTAAAACAACTTCCCACGTTTTATGCGGTGATGCCCAGTGATGAGTTTGAGTATATCGTACAACTACTCAGTGCAAGCTGTTACCGGGTAGATACTGCGTCTGTGATAAATTACAGGAATAAATTATCCATACAATCTAATCGTATGGAAGGAGTAAAAAAGGGAGAAAGAGCAGGTCTGGTTATTAAAGAGGAAGTAGGTTTTGACAACTTTTGGAACGAGATACTCGTACCTAATCTAAAGGAAAAACATCAATCACAACCCACACATACCCTAGAGGAAATAAAAAAGCTACAAGCTTCTTTTCCAGAAAACATAAGGCAGTTTAATGTCTACCATAATAATACGATAGTAGGAGGAGCGACTATATTCGAGACTAAAACCACGGCACACGTTCAATATATTTCGGCGGGAGAGAATAAGCAGGAGTTAGGAACGCTTGACTTCTTGTTTTATGAACTCATAGAGGAAACCTTTGCACATAAAGACTATTTTGATTTTGGTATTTCAAACGAAGAGGGCGGCACAAAACTTAATAGGGGCTTATCTTACTGGAAAGAATGTTTTGGAGCACGTACCCACGTTCACAAATTCTATAAAGTTGCCGTGCAGAATCATTCACTACTTAAAGATGTCTTGATATGATTCCATTTTTAGACTTAAAAGAGATAAACGCACCTTATGAAAAGGAGCTTAAAAATAAGTTCGATTCTTTTTTAGAGAAGGGATGGTACATTCTGGGCAACGAGGTGACTGCTTTTCAAAAAGAGTACGCGGCTTACTGTGGCACTCAATTTTGTATAGGTACAGCAAATGGTCTTGACGCCTTGAGACTCATTCTAGAAGGCTATAAAATACTAGGTAAACTACAAGTGGGCGATGAGGTGCTTGTTGCGAGTAACACCTATATCGCAACCATTATTGGTGTTAAACAAGCGGGCCTAATACCTGTACTTGTTGAGGCAAATCTTGACACATTCAACTTTGATTATAGCGATTTAGAACAGAAGATCACTTTAAAGACAAGAGTGATTATGCCTACACATTTGTATGGCAGACTTACAGATATGGATAGGGTTAACGCTTTCGCGAAAGCGTACAACCTACTCACCGTTACAGATTGTGCACAATCACACGGGGCAATTACAGCTTCTGGTAAGCGCAGTGGCTCTCTGGCAGATGCGAGCGGTCATAGCTTTTACCCCACAAAAAATCTAGGTGCTCTAGGTGATGCGGGAGCAATCACCACAAATGACAAAGCGCTAGCCGAAATTGTAGAAAAATATAGAAACTACGGTTTTAAAGAGCGTTATGTCGCACAATATACTGGAGTAAATAGCCGCCTCGACGAACTGCAGGCTGCCTTTTTGAGAATAAAACTTAGAGATCTAGACACGCAGAACAGTAAGCGTATTGCGATTGCAAAGCAATATCTTGAAGGGATAAATAATGAACATATTATTTTGCCACAATGGTCTGAGGGTAAGGATCACGTCTGGCATCTATTTGTAGTGTGCTGTGCACAGAGGGATGCGTTACAAGAACATCTCAAGGCAAATGGTATCGCAACGATTATACATTATCCTGTGCCTCCACACAAGCAAGAGGCTTTACAAGAGCTTGCATCTATGTCCTTACCGGTTTGCGAGCAGTTGCATAGTGAGGTGCTGAGTTTGCCTATTAGTCCATCACTTACTAAAACGGCGATTACCCAGATTATAAAAGCCATAAACGACTTTAAATGCTAGGTAAACTACGTAGCGGTATTGCAAATAATCTTTTACTTAAGATTACTTCTTTTAATGCAATAAGTGTGGGCTTACAAATACTGGGAGGTCTTATCACGTCAAAGCTTATCGCTATTTACTTGGGAGAACGAGGTATGGCATTGCTAGGTTATTTGCGCAATTTTATGACCACCACGCAAGCGGCCGGTAATCTAGGTTTGTCTAACGGTATAGTAAAGTATGTTGCCACAGGTGATGAGGAGCGTCATCCATTATCAAAGTTATTGTCTACTGCTGTCAT
This window harbors:
- a CDS encoding GNAT family N-acetyltransferase translates to MKYPKTRNQTIYTVKKYQSADVQRWNKFVAQAKNATFLHDRSFMEYHSDRFTDYSLLVYKGEKLVALLPANADGNDLYSHQGLTYGGILLSRKQKLQDVIAITQEILKYAQQQGFISLYLKQLPTFYAVMPSDEFEYIVQLLSASCYRVDTASVINYRNKLSIQSNRMEGVKKGERAGLVIKEEVGFDNFWNEILVPNLKEKHQSQPTHTLEEIKKLQASFPENIRQFNVYHNNTIVGGATIFETKTTAHVQYISAGENKQELGTLDFLFYELIEETFAHKDYFDFGISNEEGGTKLNRGLSYWKECFGARTHVHKFYKVAVQNHSLLKDVLI
- a CDS encoding DegT/DnrJ/EryC1/StrS family aminotransferase, translated to MIPFLDLKEINAPYEKELKNKFDSFLEKGWYILGNEVTAFQKEYAAYCGTQFCIGTANGLDALRLILEGYKILGKLQVGDEVLVASNTYIATIIGVKQAGLIPVLVEANLDTFNFDYSDLEQKITLKTRVIMPTHLYGRLTDMDRVNAFAKAYNLLTVTDCAQSHGAITASGKRSGSLADASGHSFYPTKNLGALGDAGAITTNDKALAEIVEKYRNYGFKERYVAQYTGVNSRLDELQAAFLRIKLRDLDTQNSKRIAIAKQYLEGINNEHIILPQWSEGKDHVWHLFVVCCAQRDALQEHLKANGIATIIHYPVPPHKQEALQELASMSLPVCEQLHSEVLSLPISPSLTKTAITQIIKAINDFKC